The Juglans regia cultivar Chandler chromosome 10, Walnut 2.0, whole genome shotgun sequence genome includes the window atattctcttGCTTCGATCGTAGATCCCACAAATGTAGACTTTAAGGGTGAGGCCGATTAAGCAAATCAGAAAATCAACCCATATATATAGTGCATAAACCCATTTctgaatatacatatatacagaTTGCCAAATGTTAGGAATATGCCTCACAGAGGAGCAACATGAACGTACGTAAATCATGTCGCAGAAAAATCCATTTGCAGACCAAGCTGCTCACTTGTGTGCCCTAGGTTTCAATTCTAAGCTAGGGATGCAGTCCTCCACTTTGCCAAGTAGGGCTTGGCTTCCATTTGCAGCTTTTTAGCTCCACAAAATAAACCTAACCCCCGCCAGCTTATTCGGTTTcagcacattttttttatttttttggtgcaGCTAGCATTTGTGAttcacattaaaatttaaaacaagcaGGCTGGttggtgtgtgtatatatatctatctaccTATACTAAAAGTTAATAGTGTGAGGGTGGGAATATATGAAGCTTTGCACAGCAATTGCCATTGCTTATCTCAGCAGCTTGATTTGGATAGTATTGATTCATTGTGGTTGGTACCAACAATTATAAAATCACTTCAATTTATCTCTTATTAATTCAAGGATAACAATTGTAAATTAGACAAAAATGTTTCCCAGTAAGCTTGTGAAACTTAAAATGGCCCAAATCCTATGAATTGAAATCTGTAATTGGTAATATTGACATGGAATGGAAAGTTCAaccaaagaatacattggtttcCCACTATTATCTATCCATTTGTGGCAAATAGTGTTCTGtttgcttaatttttgtattttcttttcaattatagCTGCATCCAACTTACACCAACTTCAATCTTAAGCTGCTACTTGTATGTGGTCTTCTATATACTTGATTCAAAACAAGTATTTCTGTGTTAGAGTTGGTTTTGGTTGCTTAGAGTtggttttggttgaaatttgagttcacttggtacttctcatgtcacctcttgaggttgagatggagggatggaacaaaggaagagaaaatgaaaaataaggggttgaaatgttaagagaatAGAGAATTAAATCTACTGATTTAGTGCTGAATTATTTCCTCTGTTGTACATTGgtaatattttctgttttgcttcTGTTTGGGCTCAATTATCAATTATCTAGCTACTGAATTATCTTGATTCTAAACCAAGATTACATAGCTATTGTGTGaaatgtaaaatgtaaaatgtggTTGAGTTTACAATTGTGTGATTGGGTTGAATGGCATAGTTGTTGGGTTGTTATTCattctgttttgtgcatttttttttaactacctGAAATCATTTCCGACGAGTATATTTCACCGGAAAcatcgccgcaaataagtttTTGCAGCGACACTTACTCGCTGAAAAAGAGCCAatcttatttgcagcgattttaaccgctgcaaaaatattattcacggCAATTTTTGAACACGCTGCAAATAATATCAAGATATTTGCAGCGATATTTTGTGTATTGGCGATGATAGAaaacgctgcaaatactttttcgcAGCGAAACGAGATTGAAATCCTAATGTTATTTTCGgggaaattaataatattagcagcgaaaaaaatcgctgtaaataaaaaatttttgcaACGAATTTTGTATTTCGCTAGCTAATCTTTTAAAAGGTTTACAATTGTGACGAAAGTCCGGCGCAGTATAAATCGCTGTAAATACTTATTTGCAGCAATTTTTAGAGTTATTTGCAACGAATTTAAGGGCCGGAAAAGACactatttcttgtagtgacatgtTGGCTAAACATGCACTAACTGAAGAGGGAGAACATGTTTGGATGGAGGAATGCCCCATTCATGTATTGAATGTTGTGATGCATGATCATTGTAACTGAAGTTTATTAATGAGAATTGtttttccattcaaaaaaaaaaaaaaaaaagattgattttgatattttttgtctAATGATCGAAATACATTTACAATTATTTCTGtaaccttcttttttttatctattttaaacgattctaatttttataaaataataataatcttacaAGATTAAATATCAtccatttaaaatagaattataaaagaaattatgtattattatttttcaatttttaacgtGTTACATTAGCCGTGAACTAACTATTCTTTGGTTAAAATTCGActataaaactcatattttttattttaattatccaCTTCTTAAAAGTATTAcgtaataaattttttaaatttaagataATGCTATATAATGTGCAGTATTTActtatttcctttaaaaaaaattgagtgccaccattaaaaaaaaaaaaaaaagattatgtaAGTcgaatttatttactattttcaaATTAGGTATACGAGAATtgaaactgtaaatattattttttttaaaaaaaagtgccTACTTTCCGTACATGTTGCAATAAGGATGAGTAGCTAGATTTGGTCCAAAAGATAAGAATGGACTAAAAACAACATTAACTGCCACGTTAATATCGTATCTTTTAAGGAAGGAAATGCTTACTTCCCTCCCTATAAATGCAACCACGGAAACACATTTCATGCAAAATAAGAACGGAATTgcgctctctcgctctctctctcgcctCTAGTTCTCTACTCTTCTCTGGCTCAGTGTGTCCTGAGGCCTATTCGTTTCTCGGGGAAATGGAAAATCAGAGCGTTAACGATATTGAAGCCCCGAAGATGTCAGTCCTCAATTGTATTGATCTCTCCAATCCTGACATTCACCAATCCGTTTCATTGCTTAAACAGGTCCATTTCTATTTCCTATACCTTATTATTTTACGATTCTTTTTATCCTTTTCAAAATTCTCAGCTGTTAgtgatttttttccccttttctctCGTTGGTGAAGGCGTGCTTGGATTCGGGGTTTTTCTACGTTGTAAACCACGGGATGAGCGAGGAATTCATGGATAAGGTTTTCGCAGAGAGCAGAAGATTGTTCGGTCTGCCATTGAACGAGAAAATGAAGCTTTTAAGGAACGAGAAACATAGAGGCTACACCCCTGTTCTTGACGAGATTTTGGACTCTGAAAACCAAACTCACGGTTTGTTTTCGCTACCAAGTTTcactcttttgtttttattacgTTATAAttgtacttatttttatttctctgtAATTTTGTTGTTTGGTAAAAAGTAGGAGATTACAAGGAGGGATATTACATTGGAGTGGAAGTAGCTGAAGACGACCCAGAAGCGGAAAAACCATTTTATGGGCAAAACGTTTGGCCTGCGCCAGGTAACTACAGGAATTTGatactaacaatatttttctttgaaggGATATAAAGAGATATAGGAGGCgaattttcattattctttcataattcattataatgaaaattaaggaatgataaaataataagtcatagtatattatcattattaaatttatcttaattaacgtcttataataaagaaaaaatgttcCGTTAGATAAATTTCACTTAGCATAcagttaattattattattatatatatatatatatatatattttgagcaggtcacttttttaattgtttcgtttttagttttgaaaattatgtgattgaatattgaattttttgctATTTTTAAGGACTATTTCCTGGATGGAGGGTGACAATGGAGAAGTTCCATCAAGAAGCTTTGTAAGTTTTACAAACATAGGGTTTGTATGATGGAACGATTAGCAGAGTCTTCTATACACACATGCACGCACAAGTACGAAATGTAATAAAACCACAAAAAGCAGGATTCtaatcctttttttattataatgttATTGTGGGATGAAAGTATCCTTTTGTAAGTGAGTATATTGCCAAGCAACATATGGTGAGACCAAATCATAGCCGTAAGGGTTGTATAACTATCCACAATGTAAGAAGCTTACATTTTGAATGCAAAGAAGGGCCACACTGCTAATGAACCTTTTGCTCTTGGCAGTGATTGTGTATGTGTTGTTTTAACAAGCCTAAATTATTGGGTATGTTTAAAGTTTGGTTTCCCATATTAATGCGTGTTTAAAACATTGTGATTCCATTCTCGACTCTCATAGTTGTTGTTCCTGTGGATCAATTTTCTGTAGAATGGCCGGTATTCAAGGATCCGGATAGTATAAGTTATTagctatttatttattgcttttttttttaatctattccTCGTGTATATTCAGGGAGATCGGGAGAGCAGTTGCTAGGATAATAGCTCTTGCACTTGACCTGGAGGCTGATTTCTTTGACAAGCCAGAAATGCTTGGCAAGCCTATTGCAACCTTGCGCTTACTACACTATGAAGGTTGACtttaatttcttgttcttgAACAATTTTGAACCCAGCTGTGCTATGGCGTTGGTAACACATCAGGGGACTTTTTTAGGTCAATTGTCTGATCCCTCAAAGGGAATATATGGAGCTGGAGCCCATTCGGACTTTGGTTTGATTACTCTCTTAGCAACAGATGATGTCTTAGGTCTCCAAGTAAGAAGACAGCTGTCAAAATTAAATCTTTTTGGAAATAGAatagttagtttttttaatcTGATTAGCTATTGCAATTGTGTTAATTAATCACCAGATATGCAAGGATAAGGATGCTAAACCTCAGATATGGGAATATGTACCACCACTAAAAGGGTGAGTAACCAAGGGCTTTGGAGATTGAGATTCTAGAGCTTCATTATATTGAGTCTGGCTGATGCATTAGaactaaaatttagttttctAGGTAGACATTATTCTCAAATGGTTTCTGAATTctattaattcattattatgaTCAAACTTGATTTTGATCTTCTTCCACTTAATTAAACATCAGAataaacccctaggggttggttCAAGGGGtaaaaggccttgggcttgggggtatgctccccccaggtctaaggttcaaattcccttgggtgcaaacaatctctaaggTTCATCGGACTAGGGGATTTTCTCCTTGAATTATCCAAGGTGTATTTGCGAGAAACTCTTTGCCGAGGGCTTGTGTACCCTCGGGATTAGTCcctcgggattagtcgggacgatgttcttggacacccggtgccaataaaaaaaaattaaacatcaGAACATTTTCTTTCAATAGTTGGAATTCCCGTCATAAATAGATCCCAATGTAAAGTTAGCAATGAGATCAATAAACTTAAGTATCTAGTATATTGACTTTGTTTCTCTTATTAGGCGTTTTTCATGTATATGCTCTGTGTACTCTGATAACAACTTGTTTcttcattaattaaatttgaacttccttataaagaaaaatcaacttTCTTTCATGCAAAAGGATGTTAGAAGATTTTCTTATGAGCTAAAAGGTataatttgtttcttcttcttcttcttcttcttcttcttcttcttcttttttgtgaaGATGATACTTTGTAAGCCTTACTTCAGTACTAATCACTCAGATTAATATTATGAGGACCATATTGATGAAGttgtagagaaatttaattaataaaaaaattttctatCCACCGTGATTATTAGTGGTGTGAAGACCAGGCATAAATATTATTGACTGAAAACATTGAAACTTCTGCTCCAGCCTTctgtatgataatatttttcttccaaGTGGTTGTGCTGTTTTGAACGATAAAATGCTCGTATGCTACCATTTTAGCTGTACATTGTCTATCTGTAATCTCAATAACATTTagtaaatatgttttgatatgaaatatgtaaataatcacatattcacattataaaagtgataaagaaaagtttctgtttggCTTGGTATGCTGAATTTCTTTTCTATGGTTTGTCTTTGTCAGAGCATTTGTAGTGAATCTTGGTGACATGCTGGAGCGTTGGAGCAACTGTGTTTTCAAGTAATACACCTCTTAGCTGTAGCCTTGGTCTTAGCTGTACTTTTATCCCATATAAGAGCCTTTCAAGACAATTAGGTTTTCATCCTTAATGGTATTTAATACTTGGTTGTTATGTCTGAGTGTTCTTTATTGCCATAACCTGGTCTGACTTTGGCTGTTATCTACATTGATCTGGTAcagaaacaatttcaaattctaatatgaCTTGTGAATTAGTTTTCCCTGGTTAGATTACTGCAGTGTAAGTTTCCTTaaatatgattttcaacatCTGAACATACATGGAAAATCTAAAACTAAATAACTCTCTGGATTTCATATGTAAATAAGTTAAAGATGTCTATATTGCACTCTTTATCGATATTGTATTTATTGCCATCCTAACTGGCTTTAAGAATTCAATTGTAGATGTAGATTTAGCTTTTCTAAGGCATAACGCATTTGATATCCCCAATCAAAATCTAAGTTATTAATCAATCATGTATCAGAAACAGAAAGTATTACTAGTGATCTTTTAAATTACTGGAAAGTTTGACTTTTGTCCTAGGAGTGGTATTATACTGCTGTTTCTTTTTATTGAGCTATTAAGATGTTATCCCGCTTATGCTGGCAAACTTGAATTCCAGATTGAAGTTTGTAGGGTATAGATTTTCCCCAAAAATCATGATTTTCAAGACCGTTATCATGAACCTACTGCTGCTATTGCCATTGCTGGTTTGttcttttaaagtttttattaaaaaattgttgattaCTGTTGTAGGCATTTCTCAGGGACTTTTATCGAAAACTATATTATTCTTGCTCCCCTTCTCTGAAAATTTTCTAACCCTTGTATGGACATTTTGCTACTCAGGTCCACGTTGCACAGAGTTCTTGTGAATGGTCAAGAGAGATATTCTGTAAGACCCCaccttatatttttatttttatgtttatttttaataaaaattgttttgaggCCCTCCATGAGCCTTTAGATGATACATGAAGATGATGTCACCGGCTCTATAATGTCATCAATTAATTGTCTTAAATGTATTTTCtatagtttaaattttaattatgaattgtaGTTGGATTAATTTGCACAATGTCAAGATGTATTACCAATGGCACTGATAGGTTCACAGTTGAGACTTTAGCTACTCAGAACTCGTTTTCCATATCTTCCTCTTTTAGCAGTTGTAGTTGTGGCTGTCAGGTGGACAAATTGGTTGCTTAGAAATTAGAGATTAATTGTTCTCCTACACTTTTTTGTCTAGCCGAGCCAATGACTATGTCAGTAATATCAGTCTCTCAAACATCAAATCTCTTGCTCTTGATTATTACCCTCTCAGTAGCCCCAGTGAACTTCTCTGTTGTTTCCGAGTGTGAATATTACAGCCCAAAAGTATGTATTTACCCACTTTCTGTTTCAGAGAACATTGTGAATATCTGATGCCTGTAAATGAAATTGTTAACTTGGCGAGACTCTGAAGATTGTTGAAGATTCCTTCAATCTTACTCATGTTCTCTTTGCATgacattcattttatatatttagccTAGTTCCTTGAGTACctcttttttttagttgttattTTTCATCTACATAAAATGCATTTCTATTACTTTCTGTAGATccttttaaaagtaataatatgTATGTGTATCTCATTTCCTTTTCCCTGTGGCAGATTGCATATTTTGTGGAACC containing:
- the LOC108991406 gene encoding 2-oxoglutarate-Fe(II) type oxidoreductase hxnY-like isoform X1 — translated: MENQSVNDIEAPKMSVLNCIDLSNPDIHQSVSLLKQACLDSGFFYVVNHGMSEEFMDKVFAESRRLFGLPLNEKMKLLRNEKHRGYTPVLDEILDSENQTHVGDYKEGYYIGVEVAEDDPEAEKPFYGQNVWPAPGLFPGWRVTMEKFHQEALEIGRAVARIIALALDLEADFFDKPEMLGKPIATLRLLHYEGQLSDPSKGIYGAGAHSDFGLITLLATDDVLGLQICKDKDAKPQIWEYVPPLKGAFVVNLGDMLERWSNCVFKSTLHRVLVNGQERYSIAYFVEPCHDCLVECLPTCKSENNPPKFPPILCQTYLCQRYKDTHADLSRYNKTEA
- the LOC108991406 gene encoding 2-oxoglutarate-Fe(II) type oxidoreductase hxnY-like isoform X2, giving the protein MENQSVNDIEAPKMSVLNCIDLSNPDIHQSVSLLKQACLDSGFFYVVNHGMSEEFMDKVFAESRRLFGLPLNEKMKLLRNEKHRGYTPVLDEILDSENQTHGDYKEGYYIGVEVAEDDPEAEKPFYGQNVWPAPGLFPGWRVTMEKFHQEALEIGRAVARIIALALDLEADFFDKPEMLGKPIATLRLLHYEGQLSDPSKGIYGAGAHSDFGLITLLATDDVLGLQICKDKDAKPQIWEYVPPLKGAFVVNLGDMLERWSNCVFKSTLHRVLVNGQERYSIAYFVEPCHDCLVECLPTCKSENNPPKFPPILCQTYLCQRYKDTHADLSRYNKTEA